One segment of uncultured Tolumonas sp. DNA contains the following:
- the pseB gene encoding UDP-N-acetylglucosamine 4,6-dehydratase (inverting) — protein MFNDKSILITGGTGSFGKQFIASLLKQYTLKRIIVYSRDELKQFEMQQEFNHSCMRYFIGDVRDAQRLEMAMRGVDYVVHAAALKQVPAAEYNPMECIKTNINGAENVIQAALNNQVKRVIALSTDKAANPINLYGATKLCSDKLFVAANNMAGTNPTLFSVVRYGNVVGSRGSVVPFFDKLIKSGATEIPITHPDMTRFWITLEQGIQFVIQNFHRMKGGEIFIPKIPSVKITDLAQSMAPELPIKVVGIRPGEKLHEVMCPSDDSYHTYEFDDYFMITPSINFNTRNNDFSTSGLGERGRLVEMGFEYNSKNNDHYLSISELQQLNMKVLS, from the coding sequence ATGTTCAATGATAAAAGTATTCTGATTACGGGCGGCACAGGATCTTTTGGTAAGCAGTTCATCGCTTCTTTATTGAAACAATATACACTGAAACGCATCATTGTTTACTCACGCGATGAGTTAAAACAATTCGAGATGCAACAAGAGTTTAACCATTCCTGTATGCGGTATTTTATTGGTGATGTCAGAGATGCCCAGCGTCTGGAAATGGCCATGCGGGGTGTTGATTATGTCGTGCATGCTGCAGCATTAAAACAAGTGCCAGCCGCTGAATACAACCCAATGGAGTGTATTAAAACCAACATCAATGGCGCTGAAAATGTCATTCAGGCTGCACTCAATAATCAGGTAAAGCGAGTTATTGCCCTTTCGACAGATAAAGCTGCAAACCCTATAAACCTGTATGGTGCAACTAAGCTGTGCTCTGACAAACTGTTTGTTGCAGCCAACAATATGGCTGGCACGAACCCGACATTATTCTCGGTCGTCCGTTACGGAAATGTGGTCGGCTCCCGTGGATCGGTTGTCCCATTTTTTGATAAATTAATCAAAAGTGGTGCAACAGAAATCCCAATTACACATCCTGACATGACACGTTTCTGGATAACTCTCGAGCAAGGGATTCAATTTGTTATTCAAAACTTCCATCGCATGAAAGGCGGTGAAATTTTTATACCGAAAATTCCCTCCGTCAAAATAACAGATCTGGCACAATCAATGGCACCAGAACTACCCATTAAAGTTGTTGGTATTCGTCCTGGTGAAAAATTACATGAAGTTATGTGTCCTAGTGACGACTCTTATCATACGTATGAATTTGATGACTATTTCATGATCACGCCATCAATTAATTTCAATACGCGTAATAATGACTTTTCAACCAGTGGATTAGGTGAACGTGGTCGTCTGGTAGAAATGGGTTTTGAATACAACTCCAAAAATAATGATCATTACCTCAGTATCAGTGAACTCCAGCAGCTAAATATGAAGGTGTTGTCATGA
- a CDS encoding 6-hydroxymethylpterin diphosphokinase MptE-like protein, whose amino-acid sequence MIVQLPVVFGAKFKAMSDFFSENIAVIANRWPDLHQRLSSVEIVNFQPEIKEGLGSTLIVNGIQLTSRHDRIHEAKVQADSLPQNDTLHLYGIGLGDLPRVLLQRKSLRLLHVYILNEALFMLVNHLLDHSDWLSDQRVRLHIAHDFNEIKLPFFVSPPELYLTSNTNSKIRDRLAAEVEIVYLNQRFTADNPVFKARLEENLSYIQHDKDVAELFNQYSGRDAFVLASGPTLSDHYERLSTIRQNENRPLFIALDTALKGLIAHDIDPDIVISIDKEINPGHLPDNMMCKPKLVYFPLVTPSLLAAWPGERYCAYSHSVVYEAMCKKHPKGKLFASGSVIHPAVDFAVKSGVKSITFFGADFSFPYDKTHSGWDSGVLCVPVDAAKHWVLNGRNEKVKTLLNFRGYLCSLERYIAHHPKVIFYNSSRDGAYIEGTVYHPEFVNDLNRT is encoded by the coding sequence ATGATTGTGCAACTTCCTGTCGTTTTCGGAGCCAAATTTAAGGCCATGAGTGATTTTTTTTCTGAAAATATAGCGGTTATAGCAAACAGATGGCCAGACCTTCACCAACGTCTGAGTTCTGTTGAGATTGTCAATTTCCAGCCAGAGATCAAAGAAGGTCTTGGTTCTACGTTGATCGTCAATGGAATACAGCTAACAAGCAGACATGATCGAATTCATGAAGCTAAAGTGCAGGCTGATTCGCTGCCTCAGAATGATACACTTCATTTGTATGGCATTGGATTAGGTGATCTTCCTCGTGTTTTATTACAACGGAAAAGCCTTCGTCTGTTACATGTTTATATCCTTAATGAAGCATTGTTCATGTTGGTAAACCATCTTCTTGATCATTCAGATTGGCTTTCTGATCAACGAGTCAGACTTCATATTGCCCATGATTTTAATGAAATTAAATTACCTTTTTTTGTTTCTCCACCAGAGTTATATCTAACAAGTAACACTAATTCTAAAATAAGAGATCGTTTGGCTGCAGAGGTTGAAATTGTCTATCTGAATCAACGGTTCACCGCGGATAATCCGGTGTTTAAAGCTCGATTGGAAGAGAATCTTTCATATATTCAGCACGATAAAGATGTTGCGGAACTATTCAATCAATATTCAGGTCGTGATGCATTTGTTTTAGCATCCGGGCCGACACTGTCTGATCATTATGAAAGGTTATCTACTATCCGGCAGAATGAAAATAGACCTTTATTCATTGCTTTAGATACCGCATTGAAGGGACTCATTGCTCATGATATTGATCCGGATATTGTGATCTCAATCGATAAAGAAATTAATCCAGGTCATTTGCCTGATAATATGATGTGTAAACCAAAATTGGTGTATTTTCCTTTAGTGACCCCGTCATTATTGGCTGCATGGCCGGGTGAGCGTTACTGCGCATACTCACACAGTGTGGTTTACGAAGCTATGTGTAAAAAACATCCTAAAGGGAAATTATTTGCTAGCGGTAGTGTTATACATCCTGCGGTTGATTTTGCAGTCAAATCAGGCGTGAAAAGTATCACTTTCTTTGGCGCAGACTTTAGTTTTCCCTATGATAAAACGCATTCCGGTTGGGATAGTGGGGTGCTTTGTGTGCCCGTTGATGCGGCGAAACATTGGGTGTTAAACGGAAGAAATGAAAAAGTAAAAACGTTACTCAATTTTCGTGGTTACCTTTGTTCTCTGGAACGTTATATTGCCCATCATCCGAAAGTCATATTTTATAATAGCAGTAGAGATGGTGCTTATATTGAAGGGACTGTTTACCATCCGGAGTTTGTTAATGATCTCAACAGAACTTAA
- a CDS encoding bifunctional tRNA (adenosine(37)-C2)-methyltransferase TrmG/ribosomal RNA large subunit methyltransferase RlmN, with protein MSENKVNLLDFDRNALRAFFADELGEKAFRADQIMKWIYHFGCDDFSQMTNVNKALREKLSRIAEIRAPEISTEQRSADGTIKWAMRVGDQEVETVFIPEEDRATLCVSSQVGCALECKFCSTGQQGFNRNLTVSEIIGQVWRAAQVVGFPKDTGKRVITNVVMMGMGEPLLNLSNLVPALSLMMEDYGFGLSKRRVTVSTSGVVPALDKLGDMIDVALAISLHAPNDKLRSEIMPINDKYNIQEFLGSVQRYLSKSNANHGRVTVEYVLLDHVNDDMEHARELAELLKDTPSKINLIPFNPFPSNPYGKPSNSRVDRFSKVLMEYGYTVIVRKTRGDDIDAACGQLVGDVIDRTKRTMKKRMQEQEISVKML; from the coding sequence ATGAGCGAAAATAAAGTTAATCTGCTGGATTTTGATCGTAACGCATTACGTGCATTTTTTGCCGATGAATTGGGCGAAAAAGCATTTCGTGCCGATCAAATCATGAAGTGGATCTACCATTTCGGTTGTGATGATTTTTCACAGATGACCAATGTGAATAAAGCCTTACGTGAAAAATTATCGCGTATTGCTGAAATTCGTGCGCCTGAAATTAGCACCGAGCAACGTTCTGCCGATGGCACCATTAAATGGGCGATGCGAGTTGGTGATCAAGAAGTTGAAACCGTGTTTATTCCTGAAGAGGATCGCGCAACATTGTGTGTATCTTCGCAGGTGGGTTGTGCTTTGGAATGCAAATTCTGCTCAACCGGGCAGCAAGGGTTTAACCGTAACCTGACGGTGTCAGAAATTATTGGTCAGGTATGGCGTGCTGCTCAGGTGGTTGGTTTTCCTAAAGATACCGGTAAACGTGTCATTACTAACGTCGTGATGATGGGCATGGGCGAGCCTTTACTGAATCTGTCTAATTTGGTTCCTGCTCTGAGTTTGATGATGGAAGATTATGGCTTCGGCTTATCGAAACGTCGCGTGACTGTTTCAACATCCGGCGTCGTGCCTGCGCTAGATAAATTGGGTGACATGATAGACGTTGCATTGGCGATTTCTTTACATGCGCCAAACGATAAACTGCGTTCAGAAATCATGCCGATCAACGATAAATACAACATTCAGGAATTCCTGGGTTCTGTGCAGCGTTATCTAAGCAAATCGAATGCAAACCATGGCCGCGTTACTGTTGAGTATGTGTTGCTTGATCATGTTAACGATGATATGGAACATGCGCGCGAATTGGCTGAGCTGCTAAAAGATACGCCAAGTAAAATAAATCTGATCCCGTTTAACCCGTTTCCAAGCAATCCATACGGGAAGCCAAGCAACAGCCGTGTTGATCGTTTCTCTAAAGTCTTGATGGAATATGGTTATACCGTCATCGTACGCAAAACCCGTGGTGATGATATTGATGCTGCTTGCGGTCAGCTGGTTGGTGATGTAATCGACAGAACGAAACGAACCATGAAAAAACGGATGCAAGAGCAGGAGATTTCCGTCAAAATGCTTTGA
- the pilW gene encoding type IV pilus biogenesis/stability protein PilW, protein MKRHLLLLWAAIISLSGCVTETTIIGKNSERQENSIDGASAAKTRIELGMGYLNKGQMAPAKYNFEKAIEMAPNNADAYLAMAYYYQSVGDNASAQKTYEQLVSSHSNNPDVLNNYGTFLCRNHNYAEADEMFRRAVVQPHYLKMDDSYENAGICARQAGQKDKALEYYRLALGYNPNKVRLMLELAEMALDAHKPDEAQQILSSYRSKANPTPQSLWLSLRTAQEQGHIADMHVFGQSLVQQFPSSIQAKRYQNNDY, encoded by the coding sequence ATGAAAAGACATCTTCTATTACTCTGGGCAGCGATAATCTCGCTGTCTGGATGTGTCACCGAAACTACAATTATCGGTAAAAATTCAGAGCGACAAGAAAATTCGATTGATGGCGCTTCTGCTGCCAAAACGCGTATTGAGCTTGGCATGGGCTATCTGAACAAAGGTCAGATGGCACCGGCAAAATATAATTTTGAAAAAGCAATTGAGATGGCTCCGAATAATGCGGATGCCTATCTTGCGATGGCTTATTACTACCAGTCGGTAGGTGATAACGCTTCTGCACAAAAAACGTATGAACAATTAGTCTCTAGCCACAGTAATAATCCCGATGTACTCAATAATTATGGTACTTTCCTCTGTCGCAATCATAACTATGCCGAAGCTGATGAGATGTTTCGACGTGCAGTAGTGCAGCCGCATTATTTAAAAATGGACGATAGTTATGAAAATGCCGGCATTTGCGCGCGTCAAGCAGGGCAAAAAGACAAAGCACTGGAATATTACCGCCTCGCGCTTGGTTATAATCCCAATAAAGTCAGATTAATGCTGGAACTGGCGGAAATGGCATTGGATGCACATAAGCCCGATGAAGCTCAGCAGATATTGAGCTCTTATCGTAGTAAAGCTAATCCAACACCACAAAGTTTATGGTTGAGCCTTCGCACCGCACAAGAACAGGGACATATCGCGGATATGCATGTTTTCGGTCAGTCCTTGGTTCAGCAATTCCCATCCTCGATTCAAGCGAAAAGATATCAGAACAATGACTACTGA
- the rodZ gene encoding cytoskeleton protein RodZ, with protein sequence MTTEQRHETAQLTPGTILKTAREQRGMSQQDVAHRLNLRISLIRDIEEDRFDQKTASTFTRGYLKTYARFVGTDEQAVLAAYDRLGLKDQQYSEMYSFSGRTQREASEHRVRFISWVLFIGLAGLGGTWWWLQPAEEPVPTAINEAGQLVVKATDAVLAAKPSAAQATTANPVATTSAAPVTATSSAEDTAETSTDLPVAADNEGQEPTVLSNAAAEENNQEQTKIVPASSAAVASTATTKPETADSPVDASIALQLQFKASCWLRVADASGKSLFEGTKNAGDKVNVSGKEPFSLTIGAPRAVAVYFHGQAVDMSSYIRQGVVARYKLPLKN encoded by the coding sequence ATGACTACTGAACAGCGTCATGAAACTGCCCAACTAACGCCGGGCACTATATTGAAAACAGCTCGTGAACAACGGGGGATGAGTCAGCAAGATGTGGCACATCGTCTTAATTTACGTATCTCGTTGATTCGCGATATTGAAGAAGATCGCTTTGATCAAAAAACGGCTAGCACCTTTACCAGAGGTTATCTGAAAACGTATGCCCGTTTTGTTGGTACAGATGAGCAAGCGGTATTAGCAGCTTATGATCGTCTGGGATTAAAAGATCAACAATACAGTGAAATGTATAGTTTTTCTGGGCGCACGCAACGCGAAGCGAGTGAGCATCGTGTACGTTTCATCTCTTGGGTTTTGTTTATTGGTTTAGCCGGTTTAGGTGGAACATGGTGGTGGTTACAGCCAGCAGAAGAACCAGTTCCAACTGCAATCAATGAAGCTGGGCAACTCGTAGTAAAAGCAACCGATGCTGTTTTGGCGGCAAAACCGAGCGCAGCTCAAGCCACAACGGCTAATCCAGTTGCGACAACCAGTGCTGCACCTGTGACTGCAACCAGCAGTGCTGAAGATACAGCTGAAACATCGACAGATTTACCAGTAGCCGCTGATAATGAAGGTCAAGAACCAACTGTGTTGTCGAATGCTGCGGCTGAAGAAAATAATCAAGAACAAACTAAAATAGTACCAGCATCATCGGCGGCTGTTGCCTCTACGGCAACTACAAAACCTGAAACTGCTGATTCGCCAGTTGATGCGTCAATCGCGTTGCAATTGCAATTCAAAGCTTCATGTTGGCTACGAGTTGCAGATGCGTCAGGAAAGTCCTTATTTGAAGGCACTAAAAATGCCGGCGATAAAGTTAATGTATCGGGTAAAGAACCGTTTAGTTTAACGATTGGTGCACCAAGAGCAGTTGCTGTCTACTTCCATGGGCAGGCTGTTGATATGTCGTCCTACATTCGTCAGGGTGTGGTTGCTCGTTATAAGTTACCGTTGAAGAATTAA